ttgttttcattttttatcaTGTTATATTATTCGATAAATTGTTATCATGTTATATTACTCGATAAATTAACACCTATGTATAATGTCAACCTTTTCTGATATTATGTGAAATTTGGTGTTAATATTGGTCGACTGTGTGTAGGTTGGATCTGAAGATATCAGGGGATTGAATTTCATTGTTTTTGAACAACCAGAGATGACCATTTTAAGTTGTCATGTTGAAGGGAAGAGGATGGAAGAATTCCATTCACATCTGTTGGTAGAGATCAAGTCAGCTAGTGACACTTCTAAAATTGAGTCGGTCTTCCCATTGCCATTGTCCAACTTCTTCCAGGTTAAGAACTTGCCAAAGGGTAAACATCTCCTGCAGCTTAGATCAAGTCTCCAGTCAGGCAACCTCAAATTTGAGTCTGATGTTATTGAGGTTGACCTTGACAAGACTGCCCAAATTCATGTGGGCCCACTGAGATACAATTTTGAGGAGGATCACCAAAAACAGGTTTGTGTTATGCTCTAGTAATAATATATCGAGTAATTTTAAACATTTCTCATAAGGAGATGCAGGGATTTCACTACTTCTCCCCAACTCATATTTGGGCGTATGATGCAATAAACAgcataacattaaaaaaattaactaaatgcCTGTGTATGTTTGTGTTTACTCTCATCTTTCTTTCATCTTCCATGCCTACAGGAGTTGACTGCAGCGCCGGTCTTCCCTCTTGTTGTCGGGGTTTCAGTAATTGCACTTTTCATAAGCATACCAAGGTATATTTCTCTGCAAACGCTTCCTCTTGTTTTGGGGATTGTTATGTACTGGTTGATGGAACTTTGATTTTGAATCTATTGCCTTTCTGTGTCTCGCCTGCAGATTGAAGGATCTGTATCAAACAACAACAGGAATTCCAGCACCAGGATTTATGACCACTGCAAAAAGGGAACCTAGAAAGTCGGCTGTGCGGAAAAAGACATATTGAAGATCCCTCCTGCTAAGAATTAAGAAGCACGCAAACAGCATATCGAGGGTAGAAGCTTGGCCTCCATTTCAGGTTTCGGCCAGTCACGTAGCTAACTTACATGGGATCCTAGCATTTTTGTATAATGACTAAactttctttccctttcttttctACTTTTCTCAATCCATGTCtcatttttaatgtttaaaatttatcattattacttaatttttgttAGAATAGGAGGTATATTGAGCTCATAACTTCATCTTTATGTATGTGTCTACGAATTAATCTGCCTTGAACAGTTGGACACACCCAAGTTCTCTAATTTGTAGGAGTGAAAGTGGAAATAACTTCCATTCTCGTCTGGTTGAGCTTTGCTTTTCTTTCCCCGCTATATATCGTTTCTTAGATTATTGCTGTTGGTGggattttctattattattaagcCACCACCTCCCAGGCATGTGGCATAATATAGCATATATAGGTTAGTGTATGGTCGAATTGCAACTTTCTCCGACATTTCTTGCCCCTTTGAGCCCTCTTGCAGCCGTGCTAAAATTTATTTCCCATCGCCTATAGCGCATATGAATCAAGTTCGTTTTCTATAGTCCAATTGTCGGCGGTTCCTGGTGTAATTTCAACTCAgcgtaattttttaaattaatttttaaattttatttgttttaaaaatattaatttttttaaatattaagagatattttaaaaaatattttataaataagataaaattaaatagatttataATCCATTTATAATAATAGTGAGTATTTTCATTCCAGAGGACATAGAACATATTTTGGCTATCTCACTCGGTTTGTTTCCAAGGGAGGATAAATTGATTTGCCACCTTAATAAATTTGGATCTTACTCAGTAAAGACTGCCTATAAGCTAGCATGCCAACTCAAACTAGCAGATCACTCATCCTAAAATGGGGATCCGAGTCCTTCATTGCAACAGCAACTGGCTAAGTTCTGAAATTCTTTTTGGAAGTTGAATTTGCTGAGTAAGATAAAAATTTTTGTTTGGACCTTTGCATTGAGAAGCTCCCCAGCAAGACTAATCTCCAAAGACGTCTACGTTGGACTCCCACAAAGTGTGGTTTTTGCAGTACAGCAGAAACGTTGCATCACTTATTTTTTGCTTGTCCACATGCAGTTGCTGTATGGCTAAATTCACCACTCAGGCTTCGCTCCTCCTTTCTATCGAGTCATAATATGATAGACTGCTGGTCGTCCTTGTGCTCATCTTTACTATCTTATCCCGATGGAAACAACCCTATCCAATTAGTTGGCTTCTTGTTGTGGTATATGGAAGAATCGTAATGCCCAAATCTTTAATAATCATGCGGAGGATTTTAGGTTTGTTATCACAGAAGCAGTTAAACATCAAGAGAATTTCTCTCATGCAAACTCTCTCGAGTCTCCTGCTCTGCAACAATATCTCCATACCAGCACCTGGTCACCACCACCATTTACTTTTTTGAAATTGAACTTTGATGCAGCTGTTGATGAAGTAAAAAACCGTGGGGCCTATGCAGTTGTAGTAAGAGATCATTTAGGCCATTTAATCAAATGGAGGTGTCGTCAGTGGAATTCTTTTTCGGATCCTCTTATTTTGGAAGGTCTTGCTTGTAGGGAGGCACTCCTCTTGGCCAGGAACCTTAATATTTCTCGAGTGATTGTGGAAGGAGATTCTGCTATTGTGATCAAAGCTTGCTTAAGTCCCCTGCTCTAGCTGTTATTGAAGACATCATCTTTGATGTTAAGGAATTAGCTAAGCGATGAGTGGAGGTTCGTTTTTTGGCTATTAGACGGGCAAGTAATCATACTGCTCATTTTTTGCTAAGAAATTTCAGATGTAATGCTTTCTTGCAAGCTCATTTTGTAAGCCTTTCTGACTTTTAAtactatttctattttttaaggaaaaaaaattttaggggtcgaaaaaaaagaaaataaacttTTGAAATGAATTTACTAGTACAAATTAATTAAGCCTATATGGTCTTACTCTTGATATCCATTAAgcgtatatgaaaagtttatgatcatcattattattattaatgtacTCCTCAACACAAGACTGGTTCAACTCAAGTAAAATTATTTTGGTATACTGACTCATGTTTAAACTATGAAAAGTTTAGACATGGAGGCTACCCAATAAAGTACCGAGTTGCCACTTTTTCGTGATAAAATCATAGAATTCAGTTGCCCCATTTTTGCTGCGAAGAAGTATTATGTAtgtgttttaattataaataattaatttatattactaTACTTTGACGTTGTTAGGTTTGATTTTATCCTATGGgttaattcaataaataagttatttgagttttaaaattaaattaattatctgTACTCCCAGATTTAATTTGACAGCAAatgtatctgaataaatctgaAAGATCTCAAGTTTTATTATctgattttcaattttattttttttaaaaaaaaattaattatccgTTAAATcgtgtatttttatttaaaattaaaatttttatataaattcaattcaattaatttttttaatttaattttttaatttaaaaattataagaagttAGCCTAaggaattaattaaaaaatttaggaaACTCAATTATTTTGTCAATAAACCGTATTGCTCAACAACTCATGCACTAACTAGTCCCTtcggtttataatttataattatttttttatcaatgtcTTGAACTTTGAAGTAGTATtaagttatttttgttttataattCACTTAAGAAGgctatattattaatatgataaataattattgtGTTTATTATACATAAtgatacaattaaaaaaaataattaacatttCTTATAGTggaaagaatattttaaattaaataatatcttTCGTCAtgtattaatgataaattagaaATGTAGCCTTGCTATGcacgtgtatatatatataagtttgttactaattaaaaataaaaaaatagatttaagaaattataaaataattataatatttataataaataatgataaaattataaaaaaattaattaacatttCTTATAATGGaaggaatattttaattaaataatatcttTAGATGATAAATTAGAAATGTAGTCGTGCTTTGCAGGTGTATATATATAGtttgttattaattaaaaatggaaaataatttttaaaaaattataaaaataattattatattattataaataatgctaaaattagaaaaaattaattaatatttctaataatggaaggaatattttaaattaaataatatcttTAGCCATGTATTAATGATGAACAAGAAATATATATGTGCTTTTACGTGTGTgtctatctatatatatatatatatatatatatatataagtttgttattaattaaaagtagaaaataattttaagaaactataaaaataattattatggtTATTATAAATGatggtaaaatttaaaaaaaaaattaatatctctAATAATGAAAgggatattttaaattaaataacatcTTTAGCCATGTAttaatgatatatattttattttatattatttatgtacaataattttttttatatttacatatatatatataaattatgaaaatttcaataaaaatttataattaaaatttaaacctaattaataacaatttaaaatataatgaattatAATTCTGTATGAGTAGGTGGTGAACTATAAATACTGATTTCCAGTATCTGAAAAAATACACCCAACTCAACTCAGCTGAGTTGGCACAGTTACGCTCGAAATCCTTTCCGTCTCTCATCTCCATTATCtctaaaaaaatgtaaaaacttCACTGTATCAATCTTTCACCATAATGGCGCTTCCCCTCCTACCAAACCCTAGCAAAACCTCTTCAGCGCCCGGCTAGTGGACGCTGCTCCTCTCTCTAACCTTGTACGTTGATCCTATTTATCTATAGTCGGTTTCTTAATCAAGAATTTGGATGGCGTCAACGCCACCGCACTGCTCAATCACTGCAACCAAGCCTTATCAGAACCAACCTTACCCACAGAATCACTTAAATAATCACCGTCAAAGCCACCACCAGAACCCCCATCGTCGCTGGACTAATCAGAAAGTTGCTCTTGCTAAGCCTCCTCTATCTCCCTCCCCCCGCAATGCACCAAAACCCAGTGCTTCCACCGCCGCCACCCCTCATACCCAGAATCCTACCTTCCCTTCTCTCTCCACTCTTCAATCACAGAAATCTGAGCATGCTGCCGATTTTTCGGGTCGCCGCTCCACCCGATTCGTATCCAAGCTCCACTTTGGGCGTCCTAAGGCCACTCTCAGTACCCGCCACACCTTAGTCGCAGAGGAAGCTTTGCAACACGTGGTCCTGTATGGGAAAGATGATAAGGCCCTGGAGAATGTGTTGCTCAATTTCGAGACTCGGTTCTGTGGCTCTGATGATTATACTTTCTTGCTTCGGGAGCTTGGAAACAGAGGAGAATCTTCTAAAGCTATCCAATGCTTCGAGTTTGCAGTGAGAAGAGAAAAGAGGAAGAACGAGCAAGGAAAGTTAGCTAGTGCCATGATCAGTACTCTTGGTAGATTAGGTGAAGTGGAGCTTGCAAAGGCAGTGTTTGAGACTGGTCTTAGAGAGGGTTATGGTAACACTGTTTATGCTTTCTCTGCTTTAATTAGTGCTTATGGGAGAAGTGGTTATTGCAACGAGGCTATTAAAGTGTTTTATTCAATGAAGGATTATGGGCTGAAGCCGAATTTAGTCACTTACAATGCTGTGATTGATGCGTGTGGAAAAGGGGGTTGGGAGTTTAAGAAAGTAGTAGAGATCTTTGATGAAATGCTGAAAAATGGAGTGCAACCAGACCGAATTACATTTAATTCACTGCTTGCTGTGTGTAGCAGAGGGGGGCTATGGGAGGCAGCAAGGAGTTTGTTTGGTGAAATGGTGAATAGAGGGATTGACCAAGATGTGTTCACTTATAATACGCTTTTGGATGTTCTTTGTAAATGCGGGCAAATGGAAGTGGCTTTTGAGATCATGTCTGAGATGCCTGCCTCGAATGTATTGCCTAACGTTGTTACTTACAGTACTATGATTGATGGATATGCTAAAGCTGGTAGATTAGATGACGCTCTTAATTTGTTCAATGAAATGAAGTTTCTGGGGATTGGTTTGGATAGAGTTTTATATAATACTTTACTTTCTGTTTATGCTAAGCTTGGAAGGTTTGAGGAGGCATTGGATGTTTGTAAGCAGATGGAGAATTCTGGTATTAGGAAAGATGTTGTGACTTATAATGCGCTTCTTGGTGGGTATGGGAAACAGCGCAAGTATGATGAGATGAGGAGAGTGTTCAAGGAGATGAAAGGGGCGTGCATATCACCTAATTTACTAACTTATTCAACCTTGATTGACGTTTACTCAAAAGGTGGTCTATATAAGGAAGCAATGGAAATTTTTAGGGAGTTTAAACAGGCAGGCTTGAAGTCTGATGTTGTTCTTTATACTGCACTTATAGATGCTTTGTGCAAGAATGGGTTAGTGGAATCTGCTGCTACTGTACTTGATGAGATGACTAAGGAGGGAATTAGGCCAAATGTTGTCACTTATAATTCTATAATTGATGCTTTTGGCCGGTCAGCAACAGCACAATGTGTGGTGGATGATGCTGGTGAAGCCAGTGAATTACAGGTTAAGTCTTCATCTTCAATAATTGTTCAGGAAGTTCAGGAATCTATTCAAAGTAAGGTGACTGATAGGGACGACAGTAGGATCATAAAGATTTTTGGGCAGCTTGCTGCTGAGAAGGAAAGTCAAGAAAACAACTGTGGCAGGCAGGAAATTATGTGCATTTTGGGTGTCTTCCGGAAGATGCACGACCTGGAGATCAAACCAAATGTTGTCACATTCTCTGCCATTTTAAATGCTTGCAGGTGGTAAATCAGCATTAAATTGTTGTCATTTActattgtaaaattattttccaTATGATGAATGTTTAAAATTGAGACTATATTTTGACTTTGTTGTCCTGATGCAGCTAAGAATTTTACTGACaggatttcatttattttggaTTTTGTATCTAGGGAAAATATAGTTCTTGACAAAGGAAAATTGTTTCTCTAGCAATCGAAAAATAAAACCTGCAAACTGATAGTAATAGTTGAAATGTGGATTAAGCAAATATTACAAGGACTCTAGCTCATTTAGAAAATGAATGAGATTATCAGATTTTTGAAGTGGAAGGAATGTGTTTTGTTGCCTGTCACCTTCTGTCTGCCTTGTATCCTAGCTTGTTTCAGATACTTTAGGGAAATTTAACTTCAAATATGAATATGGTTTCATTTGTGTCTTTCTGAATGCAGTCGATGTGACTCCTTTGAAGAAGCTTCAATTTTGTTGGAGGAACTTCGATTGTTTGATAATCAGGTTTATGGTGTAGCGCATGGATTTCTAATGGGTTACAGAGAAAACATTTGGGTGCAGGCTCAGTCCCTATTTGATGAAGTAAGGTTGATGGACTCTTCAACAGCTTCTGCCTTTTATAATGCTCTGACTGACATGCTATGGCACTTTGGTCAGGTTAGCATACCAATAATTATACTGTTTTTGGTCTTTTGGCTGGTTAGGTTGCACCATGTTTTATACTCCTGACATATTTTCAGAAACGAGGCGCCCAATTGGTAGTGCTTGAAGGGAAACGTCGGCAAGTATGGGAGAATGTCTGGACTGATTCTTGCTTAGATTTGCATCTCATGTCTTCTGGCGCTGCTAGGGCGATGGTTCATGCATGGTTGCTGAACATTCGCTCTGTTGTGTTTGAGGGCCATGAATTGCCAAAATTGTTAAGGTGAGCAATTGTTCGCACTTCTACTTTAGAGATTGTATCTGTTATGACGTTTCAACTTCATGAGGAACAATTCTGTaaacttgttctttttctttcagcatTCTGACTGGATGGGGCAAGCATAGTAAAGTAGTAGGTGATAGTGCACTGAGGCGAGCTGTTGAGGCACTTCTAATTGGCATAGGTGCACCCTTTCGGTTATCCAAATGCAACTTAGGTCGATTTACATCAACGGGATCTGTTGTTGCTGCCTGGCTAAGAGAATCTGGCACACTAGAAGTTCTTGTACTTCATGATGATAGAACTCATCCTGAAAATGTGAGGTTTGGTCGGATCTCTAATTTACAGATGCTTCCCTTGTAGCTGTTTGTATCATGTTTCAAATTCTTGTTGCCCTCCGCTGtaacattttcatatatatttcatttccttttctctctctctgaaTCTTTCTCACACTCGCACAAACATCAGGTGCATGCTTGCACATTCCCATTTGCAGTTCTACTCATTGAAGGGCATTGCCCTTATCTCATGGGCGAAGGCAAGCCATTGGAGTTGTAGTGCTTTATTTGCATTTGAATTTATGGCTCCAGGGATTGTCCACAGACGTGAGAGGCCGCATCCTAAACTCTTATAACTTTCAACTGGATAGCATTTTTAGGAAATCGATCGAGCACTCTTGTCGTACAGAACCAATTATGTTCATATTTAATAGTCGTTGAAGGCATTATTAT
The sequence above is a segment of the Manihot esculenta cultivar AM560-2 chromosome 5, M.esculenta_v8, whole genome shotgun sequence genome. Coding sequences within it:
- the LOC110614797 gene encoding pentatricopeptide repeat-containing protein At2g31400, chloroplastic is translated as MASTPPHCSITATKPYQNQPYPQNHLNNHRQSHHQNPHRRWTNQKVALAKPPLSPSPRNAPKPSASTAATPHTQNPTFPSLSTLQSQKSEHAADFSGRRSTRFVSKLHFGRPKATLSTRHTLVAEEALQHVVLYGKDDKALENVLLNFETRFCGSDDYTFLLRELGNRGESSKAIQCFEFAVRREKRKNEQGKLASAMISTLGRLGEVELAKAVFETGLREGYGNTVYAFSALISAYGRSGYCNEAIKVFYSMKDYGLKPNLVTYNAVIDACGKGGWEFKKVVEIFDEMLKNGVQPDRITFNSLLAVCSRGGLWEAARSLFGEMVNRGIDQDVFTYNTLLDVLCKCGQMEVAFEIMSEMPASNVLPNVVTYSTMIDGYAKAGRLDDALNLFNEMKFLGIGLDRVLYNTLLSVYAKLGRFEEALDVCKQMENSGIRKDVVTYNALLGGYGKQRKYDEMRRVFKEMKGACISPNLLTYSTLIDVYSKGGLYKEAMEIFREFKQAGLKSDVVLYTALIDALCKNGLVESAATVLDEMTKEGIRPNVVTYNSIIDAFGRSATAQCVVDDAGEASELQVKSSSSIIVQEVQESIQSKVTDRDDSRIIKIFGQLAAEKESQENNCGRQEIMCILGVFRKMHDLEIKPNVVTFSAILNACSRCDSFEEASILLEELRLFDNQVYGVAHGFLMGYRENIWVQAQSLFDEVRLMDSSTASAFYNALTDMLWHFGQKRGAQLVVLEGKRRQVWENVWTDSCLDLHLMSSGAARAMVHAWLLNIRSVVFEGHELPKLLSILTGWGKHSKVVGDSALRRAVEALLIGIGAPFRLSKCNLGRFTSTGSVVAAWLRESGTLEVLVLHDDRTHPENVRFGRISNLQMLPL